The genomic segment TCACCTTCTCATTCGTAACCCTTTTCTCAAATAATTCTTCGTTACtcttatcatttatatgcttattcaatatttttatcttattaATCAACTCATCGCTCATATGTGGCATAATCACCTCATCCTTTATCTTTAAGTAATTACCACCGCATAAATCCTCAatcgtttttattatttcatcttCTATTTCTTTGTAACCTCTTTCGATTTCTTCAAAGTTATCCATTTTGTACAACTTTAGtaatcacaaaaaaaaaaaaaaataaaataaaaataaaaaaataaataaataaatatattataatataaaacaatttaacaatatatgtaaatatatgcTATAATAtgagatataaaaatatgtacttatgtataaatatttttgtgtgcataataataatactacacgttataatatatatatattatatatatatatatatatatatatatatatatatatatatatatatatatctatttatgtataatatttatttgttatattctCAAGATACAATACTATATAATATCAcattcaaattttttttcttcttcttatgggaatatacaaataaaaccTTCTTAAGATCAGTAAgttataatacataaaataaaaaataactttatatatatatatatatatatatatatatatatataatattttttttttttttttttccctctttttaaaattattctttctattaatattttataaatatcaatcttattttttttattcttctgATTTACTAATAATGATAgagataatttatataaaatattttattaatgcaactaaataaataaatataaacatatataaacatataaatatatataatatatatatatatatatatatatatatatatatatatatatatatataatacttataattgtaattataaattcatattattgtttaACATAAAGAATTCATTCTTTTCTCCcttttattgtattatatttatgcaaaagtaacaaaaaattttctttttaataaaataaaaaaatatctaaaaatatattatatttatcttatgtatatttttattctttctaATATTtcacatataaaattatttaatttattatatatatatatatattataatatatataatatcagaagctttatttttttattttttttttatatgtacataatttcaaataaatactattattacaattattatgtgtattaaatatattattattttattttatttattttttatttttttgtatattattttttcttgaacaattttttataatatataataaaaataataatacattatttatttatattactatattatattatattatataatgtattacatattatattatattatataatgtattacatattatattatttcgttttttatttacatatttattttattgttctgaatatattttttacatacaagatattttatatatatataatttaaattaccCCAAAATAGCTATGgggttttttttattaagtcatatttatgaaaaaaaaaaaaaaaatataaataaacaaataaaaaataaaaaaaataaagaaatacattgtatatatatatatatatatatatatatatatatatatatttacttaatacacacaaaaaaaaaaaaaaattttaatcaaaaaaattgaaaatacttaaaaaaaatgcaaTTTTCATAAAGTCTGaaaattcataaaaaaaaaattcaataaCCACTAAcgtataaatttattatatatatatatatatatatatatatatatatatatatatatttatttatttatttatttatttatttatttatttatttatgtgcaACAAATTTTAACCCTGGCTTTTATCAAAATACTCACATTAGTGAAATCACATCCttcatgtaattttttttttattttttattgccTTTATATTTCGTTTTGCAAAGTCTACTTTTCTGTTTGCATTTTTATCAATaacctttttatatattggcTTGTCAACAAATTcaaattctttatttaaaaataaatcttcATTATCCAATTCTTTTTTTGCTACATAAAATTCATTGAAAGATGAATATTCATAacgaatattattttttatttcttctaaaTTATCCTTTTCTCGCTCTTCTTtagatttaatattataaaatatctcttcaatattttcattacttatattattaattggATTCCCTTCAACGATTTTCCATTCTCCTGGTTTGGATGTCTCATCATTTGAAATAAATGACATCTCattcttttgtttttcatttaaattttcacctttatttttatcttcatttttaagaGCCacattttctaatttttcttttttctcatCATTTAATTTGTTAACATTTCCATTTTCCTTTTCATACTTTTTATCACTCttattaaaaacatttttaatatcatcTTCCTTTGTTGTTGCACTTTCCAAAATATCCTTTTCCTTATTAAACCtacttttatcatttttcctATCCAAAGGAATATTTAAttgtattttattctttttatcatatacattttttaacttcatttcttcatcttttattttattattaccaaaTTCACCTAATAAagttatatcattttttgtcacccttttattcatattatcatattttatattttcattattataatgaaaaactAAATTTCCTGACTTGTTCATATAATTCTGGTTAAAACTAGCCAAACCAGTTTCCTCacattttttcaaataatttattaaataatctaTGTTATGGGATGAATATTCCCATATActttttgaattatatatgttaaaataataaaaattatttgaattattatcAAGATATTTATACCATCCATATTGTTCTGAAAATGTTTGATATTCAGGTAAAGGTTCATAAAAATCTGCTGGTTTATCATAAAGCAATTCCTTTTTTAaggtattaaaaaaaactaaGGAACCACTATCTTCATGtatcattaaaatatatttattattataaatattattattacaaatattattattattattataaatattattattattataaatgttattattatttttattatcatttgtatgtttatatacatacgaatcatatgatttattatcattttcatccTTCTTGTTTATATCtaaaagatattttttttctatatcatCTAATCTTCTTAATTCTTTCTCAAGaaattctttttcttgtGTTTCTTTCTCCTTTCTTTTGAATGATTCATTTATTAATCTCTTGAAATTTTCTATATGTCTGGCACTCTTCTCAtgattctttatatttactttATGGCCTGATATCCATACATTGCACGTTTCACAATAATGCTTTTTCGAACTAACCCAATAATCTGTCATTTCTAAATTTTATAAGCTTTATAAGGTTATTAAtcaaatatgatataatatatatatgttatcatttttgtatatattcacagtatttctttttttatctttaaaatggatatatatatagtaaataaataaataaatatatatatatatatatatatataaagcaaTTAtatccacatatatattatatatatatttatttatttatatatttttgttatacaaattcattttttaattacatttaaaaaaaaaaaaattacatatatatacaataatttttattttttattatacatataaaacgCTTCATTCTGAAtaacttaattttttttttttttttttttttttttttgcctcttaaaagaaatatatatttatatatatattagttttatgtattattataatgtaatTTTAAAACGTCTTAATAATTAATGgcactatatatttttttatcatttaaaaattgaaaaagaaaaaaataccaTCCACTATTTTCTCTTAAAAAGTActcatatatacatttatatatatattatatatataatggtttgttataaattataataaattgtgTATACCTTTTTCAactttaatttataataccAAAATTAGTGTTATAtgatatcatataataagatatatacaaacataaaatacaattatattataataaaaaaaaaaaaaaaaagttcattttttaattctccCCGTCAAACGATTGaatttacatataatgaATGTTTAAgctctttaaaaaaaaaaaagaaaagaaatgaaaaaagaatgaACAAATgtggaaatattatattccaTTTATATGaactataaaaatatgttttcccttttttttcaaaagattcttcttaatatatttacatatttaaatatgaaaaaaaaatatatatatatgtatatatatataaacatataaatgtatatatatttaaaatttttcattctaattttttcttcaatGTTTTTCTTAAATTATGGCAAAATTAAACCACCatgaaaattaatatattaaaaatgataaaaaaaaaaaaaaaaaaaaaaaaaaacatatatatatatatatatatatatattatatatatagtatattatattgtattaaaataaatggaaaagaaaaaaaaaaaaaatagaaaaaaacagtactacatatatattataaaacctgtttattatatatacacaatatatactatttaatgtatttattttttcattatggTAAGATGGCATCTTCCACAATAATCTCTATCAAAATGAGAAGCCATCAAAGTTCCTGGAGCACAATTATCACATTGTCTTTTTAATCTAAATACTTTTCCATCATCTCCaactttataaaattttaaaacagctaattttactttttttttcttatgtttttctttttttggtttCTTGTAaactttctttttcttttttttagcACCACCAAGTAAACCgaaatttaaatttaaagtGTATgcctataaaaataatgaaagaaaattaatgaaacaccaaataaaaaataaatcacaaaaatatacatatataaatataaacatatatatgtatatatatatatatatatatatatatatatatatataggtagATATTCTTTTTACACTCCATATTTAAACCTTCCTATAGTATTTAGTTTATATCAGAATAAAAGATGCGCATGAGGGAATAGtgcaaacaaaaaaaaaaaaaaaagagaaaaagaaagagaaagagacttattttattttttcagaTAATAGAAGAcgaacatatttataatattctcaTGTCCCTACTTGCATTTTTGGAATTGTAtcatcataaaaaataaaaatatagctttcaaattattatacacacaaaaatatatatacatatatatatatatatatatatatatttttgtggcatattacatttttcttttttctttagtATATTATAAAGTAGTTGTGTATGTGATTTTAATCAGAAGGTAAAAATATCGAACATAATAAAAGTTTTCTCATGTCCCTACttgcatatttttatttatcatcattatatatatattttatacatacatataaatctacatataaataatatattctagATATATCTTCTaaatttgttttgtttttttttaaaacttaCATAATCAGATTTATCTATTTCAAGTAATTCTTCATCCTCCAAATGACgaccatttttatataatttctgAAGCTCATATGGAATACCTATATAAAAAGGTTAAATGGaatttacataaataatataaatataactatatatatatatatatatataatatattatttatatacatattacaaaataaaaaacactTTATAACATTTCtcatataaacaaattatataatattataaacactttttattttaccttttaattcaaaaatttgttcttttacattttttatgttatttatatttgatgACTCCAAACATAAGGACTCATCATAAGGAATATTAATAAGAATTTTcatattgttttataaataaatcttataaacaaaaattgatgttcaaatttatatatttttttttttttttatttattcttttaatatattatattctataaaattatttattaataaaaataaataatatataaattaggaaaaaatttatatatatatattatatatatatatgatatttttttttttttttttgtaaaataataaaaatatataaatattataaatattgtgttcttataattataagaattaagaaaaaaaaaaaaggaggaatatattatatatatatgtatatatataaatatatataatatatattatatattatgtatataatatatatattatattatgatatgtttgtttatatttattattattattattatgtttttttacCTTAGGGCGGAAGTAATCTcaatattcaaaataataaacattatatattatatatatattacatttaatattatatttaattttatttattatatgtattataatatatatatattataatttttccttctatacatatatatacatatatatatatatatatataatatatatattatattttacaatatatattttttttctttcttttaagGTACTTAGTGATTGAAGTGGGcaaaatgtattaataatgtatcaagtcaaataaaaaaaaatatatataataaaataaacaataaacaaatataatatatatatatatatatatatatatatatatttatttatttaatatattataataatttaataatacttttaatttatattatactacaaaataatatataattttataattcagttatttttttatatattatatatagttaaTGGaaatttcataatttttttattaaaactataaatattaaaaaaaaaaatactatattacaaatattttatcatattattgttataatataatgatatattttaaagcacattttatatatatatatatatatatatataatatatttattaaaaatatttaataatattatatatatatatatatttatatatatacttttttttttttttttttttttttttttcaaaggttatgattatataatatggttaatatatatattatatgattatatgtatttttgtCAGGCTATTCGCAACAtccatattttaaaaaccctttttcttttttttgcttccaacaatttaaaaagaatataatatatataatataatataatataatattaattcttattaagagatttattaaattaaaaaacttaagttattatttacaagaaaaaaaatgatatccctttatatatatatatatatatattcacatttatgtatatttctttttttttcaaaatcaTGTTAAAAAGGACATATTTAATAGAtacttacatatatatatatatatatatatatatatttcccttttattaacatttattttgaatatcCCTTGATTCTCCATGTGAAGttacatttttgttattatcacCTTGAAAAACATaactatttaaaaaaattttattattatttgtacagaagttatcatataataataaatatttgatttttttttgtttcgtAAAAtgttcattataatataagcCTCTTTGTaaacataatttatttatttcatcgtcattttttttaaaatacatataagcATTTCTTCTTAAAGATAAAGGAtatctttttatatcatcatagtATTGAATTTTATGACCATCGATATTCTCTTCATCATTCTCTTCTTCACTTTTGTTAACATCTATATAATTAATCTTCATATTACATAATAAGCATAGTAAACCATTCACAAAAACGGAATTGTATATGGCCCAGCAATTCCAcatattgaatatatttattaaactaTCTATAAATAACTTTCCCTTTATTTTACTATcaacttttttaatatgttttcttaaaaaataaaaaatcctAGGTAACTCATCTTCTATATGTTTTCTGTATGACCACGACGAAAAAAATTCGTTActacaattatataaaatgtctgataataaatatatgagaTTAatctattaaaaaataaacagaacattcgaaaaaaaaaaaaaaaataataaataaataaatatatatatatatatatatatatatatatatatgtaaataattttataatttatccaACTTTTaccttttttaataaatcatattttACATCTGTTAAAAAGTtagaaataatttttataatgtccAAACTGTAATCACTATGTCTTGTACAAAATATCATAGCACGACATATACTTACcctacataaaaaaataaaaaataaaataaaataaaataaaatatatatgtatatattgcaaataatatattatatatatatagtaccTCTTCTTATTCAATGtacttaaaatatttataagtttattctttttcttctcgTCAATATGACGTCTTTTATTTCTcctatcaaaaaaaaaaaaaaaaaaaaaaaaaaaaaaaaaaaaaaatttacacaataataaaaaagactacatataaaaaatatatacacatatatatatatatatatatatatatatatatatatatatatatattttttttttatattattacccCCTTTTTCGTTTTATGAGAAgacctttattttttttttctatcgCTGGtggtacatataaataaccATTAGAAAATATATGGAACGGATCTGTTCTCCAGTTTTTATAACTATCCCCCTGAGCAAAAGAAAATACCCtccatttataataataaaataaatctgAAGATTCAAAAAGGAAATGAAAGATAGGGTTATCCTTctccttttcttttatggTCTCTTCAAAACTATATCCTTCTTCAGTTACATATTTCGCTAATAAATCTATTATccgttttgtttttttatcatcgggtattattataattactttcttatttacattaacattgttatatgtattatatttatccatattataattagatatctcattttttgtattataacCAAATTTTGGTATAGCCTTACTCCACCCTATACGAATAATATTTCCGCACATTTCAACACCATCTAAAGCATCTTTTGCATTCTCCGCATCTTCAATATTTTCAAAACAAACAAAACCACTTATCCTTGCTTTCTTTTTATCTTCATCTTTACGAGgatacattatttttacGCTGTTCACTTTACCGAACTTTCCGAATTTTTGACAGAGATATTCTTCAGTAAcctaaataaaaaataaaataaaaaaaaaaataaaaaaaaaaaat from the Plasmodium falciparum 3D7 genome assembly, chromosome: 14 genome contains:
- a CDS encoding U2 snRNP-associated SURP motif-containing protein, putative, which encodes MYIQLNRNKKKKKQFEDDKLNEEETAKIYAEYVRTFEGGNDLDNRHKFVKGKSLNPSSKFETPFVEEKFHGEKDTNNQHKIENKIEEKKNIEETTENKNNTVGKVKEIDSFLEEIKLKQKILDERKSLKEKSQLAKSEEEKIKINKKITEIEQNENLLSYIPRKEKIANLYLGNLSPEVTEEYLCQKFGKFGKVNSVKIMYPRKDEDKKKARISGFVCFENIEDAENAKDALDGVEMCGNIIRIGWSKAIPKFGYNTKNEISNYNMDKYNTYNNVNVNKKVIIIIPDDKKTKRIIDLLAKYVTEEGYSFEETIKEKEKDNPIFHFLFESSDLFYYYKWRVFSFAQGDSYKNWRTDPFHIFSNGYLYVPPAIEKKNKGLLIKRKRGRNKRRHIDEKKKNKLINILSTLNKKRVSICRAMIFCTRHSDYSLDIIKIISNFLTDVKYDLLKKINLIYLLSDILYNCSNEFFSSWSYRKHIEDELPRIFYFLRKHIKKVDSKIKGKLFIDSLINIFNMWNCWAIYNSVFVNGLLCLLCNMKINYIDVNKSEEENDEENIDGHKIQYYDDIKRYPLSLRRNAYMYFKKNDDEINKLCLQRGLYYNEHFTKQKKIKYLLLYDNFCTNNNKIFLNSYVFQGDNNKNVTSHGESRDIQNKC
- a CDS encoding ribosomal protein S27a, putative, whose protein sequence is MKILINIPYDESLCLESSNINNIKNVKEQIFELKGIPYELQKLYKNGRHLEDEELLEIDKSDYAYTLNLNFGLLGGAKKKKKKVYKKPKKEKHKKKKVKLAVLKFYKVGDDGKVFRLKRQCDNCAPGTLMASHFDRDYCGRCHLTIMKK
- a CDS encoding zinc finger protein, putative, with the protein product MTDYWVSSKKHYCETCNVWISGHKVNIKNHEKSARHIENFKRLINESFKRKEKETQEKEFLEKELRRLDDIEKKYLLDINKKDENDNKSYDSYVYKHTNDNKNNNNIYNNNNIYNNNNNICNNNIYNNKYILMIHEDSGSLVFFNTLKKELLYDKPADFYEPLPEYQTFSEQYGWYKYLDNNSNNFYYFNIYNSKSIWEYSSHNIDYLINYLKKCEETGLASFNQNYMNKSGNLVFHYNNENIKYDNMNKRVTKNDITLLGEFGNNKIKDEEMKLKNVYDKKNKIQLNIPLDRKNDKSRFNKEKDILESATTKEDDIKNVFNKSDKKYEKENGNVNKLNDEKKEKLENVALKNEDKNKGENLNEKQKNEMSFISNDETSKPGEWKIVEGNPINNISNENIEEIFYNIKSKEEREKDNLEEIKNNIRYEYSSFNEFYVAKKELDNEDLFLNKEFEFVDKPIYKKVIDKNANRKVDFAKRNIKAIKNKKKIT